The following nucleotide sequence is from Trifolium pratense cultivar HEN17-A07 linkage group LG2, ARS_RC_1.1, whole genome shotgun sequence.
TGTGCTAATTTGGGCTTGGCTAAGTCTATTGGTCTCAGCAACTTTGGTGTGAAAAAAATTTCCGAAATTCTAGAATATGCATCTATTCCTCCTGCTCTTGTCCAGGTAAGAtgcatttatattataaatgtaaatttaaatttttaaggaTCTATGGATATTTTTTTCTAAGGATCTATGGATATAATTTGCCTTAATTGTATTGTTGCGAAATCTATTTGCACTTGGTGTATATCGAAAGTACATATTTTGACGGTTGTCAACTCTTTAAATAAGTCTCAACTATTTTGAGAGATATGTATGCATAGAGATAccttttatttaatcataaaatgaTCCTAAAAATTCCAAgcataaaatagaattaaagaAAAGAACGCCTAAGCGATGTCTTTATCTGAATTGTATATAATCAAAACTACACGTAGTTGGAAAATTTGGTTGTCACGTTAATATCTATATGTAGTTTTGTACTTGATGATTGAAGTCCGAATTAATAAAACCcctttcatcaaaattcaaagagctatgacaaaaaaattcttatattttatgCTAAGATTATACTATTAAGGGAATATATCATCACCATTtagaataaaaaacaattaatttctAAAGACATCATTAATGTTCTGCCAATAATCTAATAGTAATATGCATAATTTCCATGCCAGGTGGAAATGAATGCAGCATGGCATCAAGAAAATCTGAAAAAATTCTGCAAAGAGAAAGGGATTCATGTTAGTGCATGGTCCCCTTTGGGAGCTAATGGAGCTGTGTGGGGTTCACTTGCTGTTATGGACAATCCAATACTAAAAGACATTGCAATTGCATCAGGAAAGACTGTGGCACAGGTAAATTTTCTTACTAATCAAATTCAGAACAAGTGTGATAAAATGATCAAACTATACATTTAGATTAAATCATTCACTTTAGTAGAGTCAAATCATGTGGAAATGTTATTTTTGGTAATAAAAAAACAAGTCTTGAAttaaaacaagttttattgTACTATAATATTCTTAGATGGTCACGTGACCAGTTTGATCACAATcatcaaaagtaaaataaatatttaaaatataattaaaataacatttactttttaaattattaaaggatataataatttttatgagtgTGATCAAATGCAATTTATTTGACCACGTGACCTTTTAAGAAAAATCTTGTAAAAACACCCTCATATACTTACTCTACTACTATTATATTACAGATTGCGTTGAGATGGTTAATAGAGCAAGGTTCGACTCCAATTGTGAAGAGCTTCAACAAGGAGAGAATGAAAGCAAATCTTGAAATCTTCGATTGGAAGTTAAATGATATTGATTTGGAGAAGATTAAGCAAATACCACAATATCGTGCTTTTAAAGGAGAACGTTTTATCTCAGAAAATGAACCTTACAAAACTGCTGAAGAACTTTGGGATTGAAAAGATATGAAATTGATCAAGAATACCTTCTTTATATTTCATtcatcaataaattaaatgggaACATTATGTACCTTGTCTATTTTGAAATGCTGAGAGAGCATGAGATTagatttaataattttgaagacaaaataatttatatattagtaagcCGTAGAATTTATATTGTTAGTGCGACTTGTTTATATTAAATTGTTGTTTAATTGggtttgttttgagtaaaagaaaattcttatattattattcaCTACTAGTACTATACTAGACCCTTACCTGTGCGATGCACGGATGTGATGcgttgttttatattataatcggagaaattgaaacaataaatatttttaaaataataaaatagagaatccgaGATTCAAACTCCAATCATAGCATGGTTGAAGTGTTTTCGCTTAATTAGTccacaaataaaaatatcaaatttataattaattagagCATCTAGTTTTATAAATCTATAAATAGGGGATTCGAACAACTTCTCAATAGTCATTCTTTGTGTTTGCATTAAATCATCGGCTAACGGAACAACAATAGGACCAATCATCTGAATCACACCTTGGATTATTTGGAAGTTAGTATAGAAGATCagttaattgacaaaaaaatgaaaattaaaatgacacATTTAAATGATACATAGATAATAGATTTATGTTGGTTTGAAATTACCATAGGAATGCTAATTTGAATTACTCCACACAAAAGACCTACTAATTCGTAAAAGAGGATGAATCATATGAACAAAGAAATGACACAGATTAATGCGAAGtatttagttttgaaaaaaaaattggatgtaatcatcacaaaaataccaaaaccactaaaagaaagagattaaaacaaaaattaagaagaagaagaatgatggTCACCCATTTGCAAAAAGGAAATATTACAAAACAATGGTAACAACACATAATTTGGAAATGAAGAGAAGCATAAAGTTGCATGAATGaaggtaatatatatatagggggtaATGGATATGCACATTTAAGGggaaaaaaacttgaaaagagCATATGAAAAGATAATGCATATAAATGGTGAATATATTATTAGGCatataatttcttcaaagtaaatgttgcatatgaaaagaaaaataaaacggATACATATTGATTGGTGGGCATTGGAAGAGGAGCAagaattaaattaactaataaattgagttttagagagaaataggaagtgatgtggcatgataaagtgatttaattggatgtattGGATGACATGGCTAAATGAAAACATTTGATTGGTTTAAGTGAATTAGGGTTTACATAAACATTAGGataactatttaggaattatatatactagtcccacacccgtgcgatgcacaggtgttatgtggtattttatattataatgttgaaaaattattcgtataaattgtaacaataagtgttgtgaaaatgaaaataataataataataataataataataataataataataataataataatattaataaaagtgatgtacttatcacttccttcaaccaatatattttcaactttatatgttgatccttcttcaaccaatttttttatctttgaaaccAAACTTTTTCCCAAAGTAGCAAGAATCTTATCACACTGgatgatcaaagtaaaaaaagggaaaaagtcaataataaaaaaaaaatatcaatagagattttgtgaaaatgtgagaAGTATATCAAGATAGTACATcaccttttcatcaacaaacaacatattcatagaCGTAACCTCAGTTTGGTTTGTATTTGTTTGTTACATTCCACACATGAACAATTCGAACTTTCAACTTTAGATTTGTTTTTCTAGCTACTATAGCAAACACATGAGGGTAGATAGGAGCTGCTATGGTTTGaaagagtgattttttttaactaaaaactaaactcaATAGAAATGTATGCATGGATAAAGAAGTAACTGTTATACTaattatatatacctatatgtatagagaatgagtagggaccatcaaaattgaatgaaatatgataatgataatggttatatatttcaatctcataacctaactttttgcataaccttcactcttctctacaattataatgtaattaagtcaataatgtatacactcttcgtatttttttgtgtgactaaattataaactctttgttgtttctatgaaaacggttgacatttaaatgggataaatgttgaaagagaatctaACTAtgctcatcttcattgtcactaaggaatgttataataatgtagaaaagtgtaacatcttgtgacatcaatttttggataatttgagaggtataattcaataataatgtagaaaattgtaacatcttgttacatcaatttttggataattggagaagcataattctttattatttattatgagattgatataatataaaaaaaaatagagatgagaatgatataatataaggaagtgatgtggcattattgtgtgatttaattggatgtaagtggatgatgtggattagggttaagatggatagtaggagaactatctaggaattatatatatagatagatatgtatatataacatataaaatagaaCACAATCTAATAATATTTGggtttgtaattttatatttttgaatgaaaaatattgtgcatgttttaaaaataaatgatctaAAAGGGACAATAAAcagatatatttttaataattaatgtgTGAGAATTTTCGGGCTTCAAATTCTAGTATGATTCAGTTAGGGAtgtgttatttttataattttaatttatgcgTGCGAAAATTTCTATGAAGAAAGAGGTGCCGGTAAAATTTTTGATTGATCCAATAAGAAATGAGATCTACACTCTGTTCTAGTGTATGGATGTGGATGGGTAAGAGGGAAATTTGATGTGTAGACTTGACTGGAATTGTCCCACTTGTGGGACCGGAGCTTCGAGATTTTACTGTGGTACGGGCAACCCTCAAAGTTGTCCCAAACAAAATGATCAAATATGAGAAAACATGCTTAACAATCAAATAGACTATGAACTTTCTGAAAAGAGTTCAAATTGTCATGCATGAGAAATGGTAAAGTTCTCACACAGACACAATtctaatattataaattaaaagaaatattattggaaCAACTTTTTTGGACAAATTTCTCTGTCATACccacattatatttttattctctcctttttttttctttctattatttttgtccaataaaaaaaaagaaaaaaaaagttaatccaAAGTTGGCTAAAAACattgttcaaataacattgTCATCCCTTTGTTTAAACAACTGAATTTATTCACCCTTTCTTTCTGTTTATTATCCTTCTTTCCCCTATCTTTCTAACCAAACAAAGTGTatatttagcttatttttttcACCCCTCTCGACATTGGGAATCAAACTCACACACCACTATACAatcatttattttaatcaaacacTAGTCTTCCACTTTCACTATCTATAACACACTTGTATTTACAAATTACAATACTTCTATCATTATTTGAATCAAACACTTGTATTGTCATTCAATAGTATTTCAATAGTATATAGTAATATATATTTGTATTATATGTAGGGAAAAAAACCATTCACACTCCCACATGAATATTTACCCTTCTCATCTTTgtgttcaaatattttttttttcttttgaatcatCTAATTAAGGAACATGTCTTGCAGGTAAGAGTAGcctctttaattaatttttcttccTAAATTTGGTACATCCCTTCTTTTTCAATATTTACTTCTTTTAcctttattaataaataaatatttgtggTGTTGTAGGATTTTGAAGGACTTAGAAGGTTATGAGAACAAAGATTAAAATTCACCTTGCTAAGGTTAGTGGATGCACCATGCAGATGCAGGTATGAATATGAAGGAAATATGAATTCACAAAATTCTAGAATATGCATCTATTTCTCCTGCTCTTGTCCAGGTAAAAtgcatttatattataaactctTTAAATAAGTCTCAATTATTTTGAGAGATATGTATGCATAGAGATAccttttatttaatcataaaatgaTCCTAAAAGTTCCAAgcataaaatagaattaaagaAAAGAATACCTAAGCAATGTCTTTATCTGAATTGTACATAGTCAAAACTACAAGTAGTTGCAAAATTTGGTTGTCACATTAACATCTATACATAGTTTTGTACTTCATGATCGAAATCCGAATTAATAAAACCcctttcatcaaaattcaaagagctatgacaaaaaaattgttatgcATAATTtctaaaaaacaataatctaATAGTAATATGCATAATTTCCTTGCCAGGTGGAAATGAATGCAGCATGGCATCAAGAAAATCTGAAAAAATTCTGCAAAGAGAAAGGGATTCATGTGAGTGCATGGTCCCCTTTGGGAGCTAATGGAGCTGTGTGGGGTTCACTTGCTGTTATGGACAATCCAATACTAAAAGATATTGCAATTGCATCAGGAAAGACTGTGGCACAGGTAAATTTTCTtatgcttaattagtaaaatagtctcttaaagatatttttggttttatattggtcccttaaagaaaaaaatgttcgaataagtcccttaaagaaaaaaaggttcgaataggtcccttaaagacatttccgttaatcagtttggttcTTTCCATCCATTTTgtcgaggaccaaactgattaacggagatatctttaagggacctattcagacttttttttctttaagggacctattcggtcctttttttctttaagggaccaatgtaaaaccaaaaatatctttaagggaccatcttactaattaagccattttCTTACTAATCAAATTTAGAACAAGTGTGATAAAATGATCAAACTATACATTTAGATTAAATCATTCACTTTAGTAGAGTCAAATCAtgtgaaaatgttatttttagaaataaaaaaacaattcttGAAAGTTTCTGAATTCTAGCTCTAGTGGCCACTAGTGTATTTGGTGGAGCTAATGATTACTTTGTAAATACTCTTTGAACTCTAAGATCTTCGATCTTGGATTGGAACACCATATTCTCACCCTAAAttttttgtaaacaaaaaaacaaaatcacctGAGAGTTTTATTGCACTATAATATTTGGAGAGAGAGTGGAGCTAAATGTAAAAACGATATATATTCTTAGATGGTCACGTGACTAATTTGATCAcactcataaaaaataaaataaatatttaaaaatataattaaaataacatttattttttaaattattaaatgatataataatttttatgagtgTGATGAAATGCAATTTATTTGACCACGTGACCTTTTAAGAAAAATCTTGTAAAAACACCCTCATATACTTACTCTACTACTATTATATTACAGATTGCGTTGAGATGGTTAATAGAGCATGGTTCGACTCCAATTGTGAAGAGCTTCAACAAGGAGAGAATGAAAGCAAATCTTGAAATCTTCGATTGGAAGTTAAATGAGATTGATTTGGAGAAGATTAAGCAAATACCACAATATCGTGCTTTTAAAGGAGAACGTTTTATCTCAGAAAATGGACCTTACAAAACTGCTGAAGAACTTTGGGATTGAAAAGATATGAAATTGATCAAGAATACCTTCTTTATATTTCATtcatcaataaattaaatgggaACATTATGTACCTTGTCTATGTTGAAATGCTGAGAGAGCATGAGATtagatttaataattaaataatttatatatattttttgaagacaaaataatttatatattagtaagcCGTAGAATTTATATTGTTAGTGCGACTTGTTTATATTAAATTGTTGTTTAATTGggtttgttttgagtaaaaaaaaaaattcttatattattattcaCTACTAGTACtatactagacccttacccgtgcgatgcacgagtgtgatgcgttgttttatattataacgtggaaaatacaatagtaacaattttataaataattttacctTTCTTTACATGGCATGTGCACCGGCTTATCCACCAAATCATTAAAATTCCTTCATAAAGAAATGATAAACTAAAGTGTTAAAAACCAATttccaaataaaagaaaactacTAAAGTAAAATAGATATAAAATTGCGGCTcacaataaaaatgaaaatacttcacattatctttatatgaatctctcaaaataatatattcaaaagtttgtataaaataatcttaaaatcacttaaaaaGATGACAAAATATACTTAAATGAGCTACCatttttcataagtaaggatgtAACAAAAGTGAAAATAGAAGCGTTTATCCTCTTCTCCtaagtcatatatatataaaagacaaTACGATAAGAATtcacatgaatttttatttttatattagccTTTAGAGGAACATTCTCCTAGCTACCCGAACCAAAAAGACGGCAATATTTATACGACCAATCatttttcataagtaaggatacaACAAAAGTGAGAATAGAAGTCTTCTATTCTCTTCTCtcaagtcaaataaaaaaaaagtcatatatcACAATAggattaaagaaattaaaaaataattaaagttagAAAATATTAGTGTTAAAGATACACATATACTTACATGAGCAACTGTTTTTTATAGACTTCCCAAAACATTGTTAAAAATTACAATAGTGAACAAACATTTTAAAGGGAAAAAGAATGTAAAAAGCAAAATgctataagtaaaaaaaatgtaaaaagtaaaaacgacttttattttatatatgtacggtttaagaaaaaaatagaataaaaatgaGATTCTAGTCTATGTTTCAAAAAAGATTCCAGGTACTTTATGGAGGAGTAgaccaaaatccaaaaaagaaATAGACATAAATAATTGGTCCGCtaaaaaccttaaaaaaaattggctaAGAAAGAGTGCGTTGCGCATAAAGCAAAATAGCTTTCAAaagatatgaattttttaaaatgtgaagaattatatatgaattttaaaatttcaaaagataaagataaatgtaacaaaaatctcgacataaaaataaattgagtttCGTTTTTTTCGAAAAACGTTTTAcaatgttataaaaatatctcCAAAATACCAATCgctagttggttcagtggtgattggcgcccaacttggtagggaggaccacagttcgatctcccgcaactgcgatcgggaggaggctgGAACCAtttgatgctagaactgacctccgaaccagattcaactgatggtgaaagtcaaaaaaaaaaaactccaaaataattatttaaaaatacacataattaacttaataatagGAACTTAACATAAGCCTATTCATTTAATTATTGCTATTTCCGCACCCTTTGTCCGATCCGGTTTTATagacacaaaataaaatttgttaattataaggaaaaaaaaaaaatttaactataagaattttttaaaaaaaaaacagcattggtggaaaaaaaaacaatttaaaaaaaaaatatcaaacggCCCATTAAGCAAAGGGATTGAATATGTGAAAATGAAACTAATATAAAAACCCatcctttctttctttctttcttcaattCAAGAAACGAATGAAACAAAAACGAACACATTGTGGAGTGCGAGCGACACATCCATTCTTTGTTCTTCAAGAATCGAATGAAACAAAAACATCTATGTGTGGATGTTCAGTGGTTCGCTCAATCATCTTTATTATTTGCAACATCAACAAACAACATTCAGTTTTCTGCTTGAAAAAAGGTACAACTTTACccatttttttctcattttttatcattcaagaaaattaaatcttctgcttgagaaaaacaaaCGAACTTTAATTGTGTAAAAGGTGTTCTGTTCTGTCCCAAAAAAACCTTAaaagacagttttttttttgtttgtcacgATAAAGGAGTTTCGTTTCACTCGTGTTTGGAATTTTCATTCTAACATATTTgccctatttattttataattgatacTTGTTGGGAACAATGGTGGGTTTCATTTAACCCTAAATTTTCATTGTGCGAAGGAATCTGTTTTTTCCTTATATGAAAAGGGGTGGAGTATATTGCCCTAGTAACCCTAAATTTGACCGTCATCGATGAATATACTTTGTTATGTAAATTTTGTAACAGATGGATCATAGATGCCccaatgaccctagtccctgaatgtgaaatcTAGTTGTTGCCTATTTGACAATATATATACtttgttatataaattttgtaatgaaTGGATCATAGATGCAtcaatgaccctagtccctgaatgtgaaatcTAGTTGTTGCCTATTTGACCATTGGAATTGATGAATATATATACtttgttatataaattttgtaacggatggatcatagatgcctcaatgaccctagtccctgaatgtgaaatctagttgttgccttaattgctactcaatcAATTATCACTATCGGTgtccgcttttctattaaaaaaaattatgaatttttattcataatgcaTGAATGGGTATATATTCAGCTTTGACGACTCTTAGTCCCTAAAATTTGATTCTGCAActacaattaaaagtgattgcATTATGaacaacattcaatcttctgcttcataaaaacaaaacaaaagaacctTAATTGAGCAAAGGCGTTCTTTTTGTCCCGTGAcccttttgtttgtttgacaCCAATTTTTGAAAGATTAACTTATTCGTTTGGTCCGGTAAATTTTGGAACATTCATTTCAATATATTTGCATTCATGAATCATATATGTTGAGAAacccattttttcatttttttcattttgtcaagaacattcaatcttctgcttgaaaaAGAGGTACAACTTTACCCAATTTTCTGGTTCTTGATCATTTAAGAAAATTCAATCTTCtgatgagaaaaataaaaagaacttaATTGTTCAAAATGTGTTCtgatgtgaaagctagttgttgccttaattgctactcaagcaattttCTCTATCGGTGTgcgcttttctattaaaaaaattatgatgaattTTGCATGAATGGGTATATAgtctgctttgatgacccttagtccctaaattcaattatgcaactgcaattacaagtgattttgcattatgaacatAATGACCCTTGTGCCaaatgtttcataagttttgtaagggatggatgcctcaatgacctttgagaaaaatgcattatgaattctttattcataatggaaaagttggatggtggctttcaaaggaaaatttttttaatatgaaattttattcaaatcgTGGACCTCTATTGTCTTTTGATGACCCTAATTGTGGTAATTgctaactccaaattcgacgataTGATGGATATAATTTGTTCCATGATTTTTTTAAGGGATTGTCTTGGTGGcccaaaaatgttggatgatgcTATattgtgaaagctagttgttgcattaaatgcaattttaatataaaatttgattcaTAATATAAGGCATGAGTAatatctattgtgctttgatgaccctagtccctagATGCAATTTTCCAACTACAACATGAAGTGATTTTTCAAATGCAAAAGGAAGTACTTCCTTGTGTTTGATTAGCCTACTGATAAAGGTTTCAAAGGAATTCTCAAGAACAAAGTACAAAGAAACCAACTCTTTGGAGTATAAACTATTTCTTATAATATCTATCTGTTATGTATGACATTATGCAGACAACCTATGAGATATAAGGATGCTTGCAATGTGATCAATGGAGGAAACCATAATGAGGTTGTATCTGATAACATTCAGTGGGTGTTGGCATAATTAAGCATCAGTCAGATAGCActagatttgtgttgataaTTATTAATGTAAGTCTTGAATTTACTAACTGAAAAAAGGTAGAACCTTacccatttttattattcttgatcattcaataagattcaatcttctgcttaatAAATACCAAACCTTTTGTTGCTTGAGCATAGGAGTGTTCAGATTCAGCATGCTAATAAGGTGGTTAACTCCCAATGTTCAACGGTGATTTGGAAACCAAAACCTCATGGAACTGTTCTTGGAGGGAAGGTTGATTCAGATGCGGCTTCATGCAAtcttttgaaaat
It contains:
- the LOC123905308 gene encoding methylecgonone reductase-like codes for the protein MESKSIPEIVLNSGHKMPMIGFGTGTVPLPPHHELIPAFINAIKIGYRHFDTAAYYGSEEPLGQAIAQALEQGLIKNRSEIFITTKLWCTEAHPGLVLPALKNSLKRLGLEYVDLYLIHFPVRLRQGVKGTNYNHGDILPIDMKGTWEDMEKCANLGLAKSIGLSNFGVKKISEILEYASIPPALVQVEMNAAWHQENLKKFCKEKGIHVSAWSPLGANGAVWGSLAVMDNPILKDIAIASGKTVAQIALRWLIEHGSTPIVKSFNKERMKANLEIFDWKLNEIDLEKIKQIPQYRAFKGERFISENGPYKTAEELWD